Proteins from a genomic interval of Sphingobacterium sp. SYP-B4668:
- a CDS encoding FecR family protein, giving the protein MSEDQFYELIHKYLKREITKDEQILLENHLANDNNSRALFDSLTKSTIKKSSTTELQAKLERIVASSRRTSGATVEKKPVRIPFKITAIAAAAIGILFLFSAILLQKNHKAKTSGALAQTINTKNAERKKITLPDGTIVWLNSGSHISYLPTFGKTDRNIQLEGEAFFEVTSNKELPMIVSAKEIKIKVIGTSFNIKSYSDEDTYEASLMEGKIELYVDKKNQSAEQVYHLIPGEKIKIRTNLTTGKLDQQSIDQSAPTEEYRVEKTLFGKMADGEIPSEIAWKEDKLAFDSEPLSTAVLKMEKWYDTKIELQNVDLANLSVTGTFTEKRAEDVLEILQYGGANFKYKKQNQKIIIY; this is encoded by the coding sequence ATGAGCGAAGATCAATTTTATGAGCTAATACACAAATATCTAAAGCGAGAAATTACTAAAGACGAACAGATACTGTTGGAAAATCATTTGGCAAATGACAACAACAGTCGCGCCCTATTTGATTCGTTAACAAAATCAACCATAAAAAAGAGTTCGACGACAGAATTGCAAGCTAAATTGGAGCGTATAGTGGCCTCTTCAAGGCGGACATCGGGTGCTACGGTTGAAAAGAAACCTGTTAGAATCCCTTTCAAGATAACTGCTATTGCTGCGGCTGCTATCGGTATACTATTCTTGTTCTCGGCGATTCTTTTGCAAAAAAATCATAAAGCAAAAACGTCTGGAGCGCTTGCGCAGACGATAAATACTAAAAATGCCGAAAGGAAAAAGATAACCCTTCCAGATGGTACGATCGTATGGCTAAATAGCGGCAGTCACATATCCTACCTCCCCACATTTGGAAAGACCGACCGTAATATACAATTAGAAGGTGAGGCTTTTTTTGAGGTGACCTCGAATAAGGAATTACCGATGATCGTATCTGCCAAAGAAATAAAGATAAAGGTAATAGGGACTTCATTTAACATCAAATCCTATTCGGATGAAGACACGTACGAAGCCAGCCTTATGGAAGGTAAAATCGAACTATACGTGGATAAAAAGAACCAATCGGCCGAACAGGTATACCATCTTATCCCAGGTGAAAAAATAAAGATACGGACAAACCTTACGACCGGCAAGCTCGACCAGCAATCTATAGACCAATCGGCACCCACGGAAGAGTATCGAGTTGAAAAGACCTTATTTGGCAAAATGGCCGATGGTGAGATACCTTCAGAAATAGCCTGGAAAGAGGACAAACTGGCATTTGATAGCGAGCCATTGTCTACAGCGGTACTGAAAATGGAAAAATGGTATGACACCAAAATCGAACTGCAAAATGTCGATTTGGCGAACCTTTCCGTTACAGGGACATTTACGGAAAAACGTGCCGAGGATGTCTTAGAAATATTGCAATATGGTGGAGCAAACTTCAAGTACAAAAAACAAAATCAAAAAATCATTATTTACTAA
- a CDS encoding RNA polymerase sigma factor: MDIEWKAVLDAIASGDETAFKKIFFHFYDSLLHFSSSITKDTEVAEDIVSELMAKIWTSTDKFQRVSNLKTYLFQSVKNSALNHLSQQKVRILHKESEREVQHPYTPEELVLTKEFLQQLESAIDKMPPKMKMAFTLVKDNSLSYRETASIMEVSVNTVDRHIQMALKHIRALLKK; the protein is encoded by the coding sequence ATGGATATAGAATGGAAGGCAGTTCTGGACGCAATTGCGTCTGGAGATGAAACGGCCTTTAAAAAAATATTCTTTCACTTCTACGACAGTCTACTGCATTTTTCATCTTCAATTACAAAAGACACAGAAGTCGCCGAAGATATTGTCTCCGAGTTGATGGCTAAGATATGGACCAGTACCGATAAATTTCAACGTGTATCCAATTTGAAAACATATTTATTTCAATCTGTCAAAAATAGCGCACTCAATCACCTTTCCCAACAAAAGGTCAGGATCTTGCACAAAGAATCGGAACGAGAGGTACAGCATCCTTATACACCGGAAGAGCTTGTGCTAACCAAAGAGTTCCTGCAACAACTGGAAAGCGCAATAGATAAGATGCCTCCTAAAATGAAAATGGCCTTTACTTTGGTTAAAGACAACTCCTTGAGCTACCGCGAAACAGCCAGTATTATGGAGGTCAGCGTGAATACAGTGGACCGGCATATTCAAATGGCCTTAAAACACATAAGAGCTCTTTTAAAAAAATAA
- a CDS encoding sigma-70 family RNA polymerase sigma factor codes for MTMKQFDQLTVVEIINRILNGDKLLYEIIVRRFNPYLYKIGRSYNYNHEDTQDLMQDTYIDAFKSLSQLEQPSNFKTWIIRIMLNNCYRKKQKFSYKNECANETVHENVTQMFSNSNNNMQREIHIRELGNVIEKSLSKIPEDYRMVFSLREINGLNVAETSSVLDISEANVKVRLTRAKAMLRIEIEKSYTAEELFEFNLCHCNPFTARVMNIVNEL; via the coding sequence ATGACAATGAAACAATTTGACCAATTAACAGTGGTTGAAATTATCAATCGTATTTTAAACGGAGATAAACTGCTTTACGAAATTATTGTAAGGCGGTTTAATCCCTATTTATATAAAATTGGGCGGTCGTACAACTACAATCACGAAGACACACAGGATCTGATGCAGGATACATATATCGATGCTTTCAAGAGTTTATCTCAGTTGGAACAACCTTCAAACTTTAAAACCTGGATAATTAGGATAATGCTTAATAATTGCTACCGAAAAAAGCAAAAATTCAGTTATAAGAATGAATGTGCCAACGAAACCGTCCATGAAAACGTAACGCAAATGTTCAGTAATTCAAATAACAATATGCAAAGGGAAATTCACATCCGTGAGTTAGGAAATGTAATTGAAAAATCACTTTCCAAAATTCCCGAGGATTATAGGATGGTGTTTTCTTTACGGGAGATCAACGGATTGAATGTTGCTGAAACTTCTTCCGTACTTGATATTAGTGAAGCAAATGTGAAGGTACGATTGACCCGAGCTAAAGCTATGTTGCGAATTGAAATAGAAAAATCGTACACGGCAGAAGAATTGTTTGAGTTTAATCTATGCCATTGCAACCCGTTTACAGCACGCGTGATGAACATAGTTAATGAACTATAA